The following are encoded together in the Mus musculus strain NOD/MrkTac chromosome 17 genomic contig, GRCm38.p6 alternate locus group NOD/MrkTac MMCHR17_NOD_IDD1 genome:
- the H2-M10.2 gene encoding histocompatibility 2, M region locus 10.2 precursor, translating into MNPGPCNFLLLLVALDLTQYCAGSHWLQTFNTVILKHGTLEPRIIQVGYVDSIQYQGFDSKEPTARMQPRAAWMEQEPPEYWEKETAQVLRLSLTNERLLRYMMIYNEQSNEEYHTLQEVFGCNVDNDGSFLGGLYRLTYYGYEFINLNEDLSSWTAQGEAAGFLKTDLVNVGAAEGWRTYLLGECTERLLRCLDLGKETLLRSDAPRTHVTHHVRPEGNVTLRCWALGFYPADITLTWKRDGKNYTQDMELPDTRPAGDGTFQKWAAVVVPSGEELRYTCHVHHEGLPEPLTLKWEPPQTIPIIAILIGLVLGTFLVGTVVVFLVWKK; encoded by the exons ATGAACCCTGGACCCTgcaacttcctcctcctcttggtgGCCTTGGACCTGACCCAGTATTGTGCAG GCTCACACTGGCTGCAGACTTTCAATACTGTGATTTTGAAGCATGGCACGTTGGAGCCCCGGATCATCCAGGTCGGCTATGTAGACTCCATACAGTATCAGGGATTTGACAGCAAAGAACCGACTGCAAGGATGCAACCTCGGGCTGCATGGATGGAGCAGGAGCCACCTGAATATTGGGAGAAGGAGACAGCACAAGTCCTGCGCTTGTCACTGACAAACGAAAGACTTCTTAGGTACATGATGATCTACAATGAACAGAGCAATGAGG aataTCACACCCTGCAGGAAGTGTTTGGCTGCAATGTGGATAATGATGGGAGCTTCCTCGGCGGTCTCTACCGGCTCACCTACTACGGCTATGAGTTCATCAACCtgaatgaggacctgagttcctggacagcacAGGGAGAGGCAGCTGGGTTCCTGAAGACAGACTTGGTGAATGTAGGCGCAGCGGAAGGCTGGAGGACCTACCTGCTAGGGGAGTGCACAGAAAGGCTTCTTAGATGCCTGGACCTCGGAAAGGAGACCTTGCTGCGCTCTG ATGCCCCCCGAACACATGTGACCCACCATGTAAGACCTGAAGGGAATGTCACCCTGAGGTGCTGGGCCCTGGGCTTCTACCCAGCTGACATCACCCTGACCTGGAAGAGAGATGGGAAAAACTACACCCAGGACATGGAGCTGCCAGACACCAGGCCTGCAGGGGATGGAACCTTCCAGAAGTGGGCAGCTGTGGTGGTTCCCTCTGGAGAAGAGCTGAGATACACATGTCATGTGCACCATGAAGGGTTACCTGAGCCTCTCACTCTAAAATGGG aGCCTCCACAAACCATCCCCATCATAGCAATTCTCATCGGCCTGGTTCTTGGAACTTTCCTGGTAGGAACTGTGGTGGTTTTTCTGGTGTGGAAGAAATAA